The DNA sequence GGCTTCTGATTTTTGTTCGTATGATTGTCCTTGCACTGTTCTTGGCATGGAGGATCAATCACCCAAATACTGATGCAATCTGGCTCTGGGGAATGTCAATAGTTTGTGAGATATGGTTTGCTTTTTCTTGGCTTCTTGACCAACTGCCAAAGTTCTGCCCAATCAATCGTTCGACAGATCTTAATGTCTTGAAGGAGAAATTTGAAACACCTAGCCCCAACAACCCCACTGGCAAATCTGATCTTCCAGGCATAGATATATTTGTTTCCACTGCAGATCCGGACAAAGAACCACCACTTGTCACTGCAAACACCATCTTATCTATTCTAGCTACTGATTACCCTGTTGAAAAGCTAGCTTGCTATGTTTCTGATGATGGAGGTGCCCTTTTAACTTTTGAGGCCATGGCAGAAGCTGCTAGTTTTGCTAATATATGGGTACCATTCTGCCGTAAACATGCTATTGAACCGAGGAATCCTGAATCGTACTTCAATTTGAAGAGGGATCCATACAAGAACAAAGTGCTGCCTGACTTTGTCAAGGATCGAAGAAGGGTAAAACGTGAATATGATGAGTTCAAGGTTCGGATTAATGGACTGCCTGAATCTATACGCCGACGATCTGATGCTTATCATGCTCGGGAAGAAATCAAGGCCATGAAGCTTCAAAGAGAGAACAGAGAGGATGAACCAGTGGAGGGTGTGAAGATTCCCAAGGCAACATGGATGGCTGATGGAACCCACTGGCCAGGGACTTGGTTGACTGCTTCATCTGAGCATTCTAAGAGTGACCATGCTGGTATTATACAGGTATTCCTCTAGTCCCGGTAACCTATATTATTTTGTTCTAACTGCAGATGGTAGATTGTTCATGCATATTTTGTATGTGCACACTATAACAAGTAGGACAACATGAGAATTAACATTTATTTGCCCTGCTGATGCAGGTGATGTTAAAACCTCCGAGTGATGAACCGCTGCATGGAGCTGATGATGATGCTAGGCTTATCGACCTCACTGATGTTGATATCCGCCTTCCCATGCTTGTTTATGTGTCACGTGAGAAACGTCCAGGCTATGATCACAACAAGAAGGCAGGGGCCATGAATGCCCTCGTTCGAGCCTCTGCCATCATGTCCAATGGCCCGTTCATTCTCAACCTTGACTGTGACCATTATATTTACAATTCTCAGGCAATGAGGGAGGGCATGTGTTTCATGATGGATCGTGGTGGTGACCGCCTATGTTATGTCCAGTTCCCTCAGAGATTTGAGGGTATCGACCCTTCAGACCGATATGCCAATCACAACACTGTTTTCTTTGATGTCAATATGCGAGCTCTTGATGGACTTCAGGGCCCAGTGTATGTTGGAACTGGATGTCTCTTTCGTAGAGTTGCCCTGTATGGTTTCGACCCACCTCGGTCAAAAGACACTCACCCAGGTTGTTGCAGTTGCTGCTTTTCTCGTCGCAGAAAGAATGCCTCAGTAGCCCACACCCCCGAAGAAAACCGATCCTTAAGAATGGGTGATTCTGATGATGAAGAGATGAATCTGTCACTGCTGCCTAAGAGGTTTGGGAACTCAACTTTCCTCATTGATTCGATTCCAGTGGCAGAGTTCCAAGGTCGTCCGCTAGCAGATCACCCAGCTGTGAAGAATGGACGCCCACCTGGTGCTCTCACCATTCCCCGTGAGCTTCTTGATGCCTCTACTGTTGCGGAGGCAATCAGTGTCATTTCGTGCTGGTACGAAGACAAGACTGAGTGGGGAGAGCGCGTAGGGTGGATTTACGGTTCAGTTACTGAAGATGTGGTCACTGGGTATAGGATGCATAACAGAGGATGGAAATCAGTTTACTGTGTGACCAAGCGAGATGCATTCCGTGGAACTGCTCCTATCAATCTCACAGATAGGTTGCATCAGGTTCTGCGCTGGGCTACTGGCTCAGTTGAGATTTTCTTCTCCCGCAACAATGCCCTCCTAGCCAGCACAAGAATGAAGCTTCTGCAAAGGATAGCATACCTCAATGTGGGTATCTACCCTTTTACCTCCATCTTTCTTATCGTCTACTGCTTCCTCCCGGCGCTTTCCCTCTTCTCTGGTCAGTTCATTGTGCAAAGCCTCAACGTTACTTTCCTGACTTATCTTTTGATCATTACTCTCACTCTGTGCATGCTTGCCATCCTTGAGATTAAATGGTCTGGGATCGAGctagaggagtggtggagaaacgAGCAGTTTTGGTTGATTGGAGGGACTAGTGCGCACCTTGCTGCTGTGCTTCAGGGGCTACTGAAAGTTATTGCAGGGATCGAAATCTCTTTCACTTTGACTTCAAAGTCAGGTGGCGAAGACGAGGATGATGAATTTGCCGACCTCTATATTGTCAAGTGGTCCTCTCTCATGTTACCGCCGATAACAATCATGATGGTGAACTTAATCGCCATAGCAGTTGGGTTCAGCCGCACAATATACAGTGTGATACCGCAGTGGAGCAAGTTAATTGGTGGGGTGTTCTTCAGCTTCTGGGTATTAGCGCATCTGTATCCGTTTGCGAAAGGGTTGATGGGGAGACGAGGGAGGACGCCCACCATTGTTTTTGTGTGGTCGGGGCTCATTGCGATAACCATCTCTCTTCTGTGGGTGGCAATCAATCCGCCTTCGGGTGCGAACCAAATTGGGGGATCATTCACATTCCCGTAGAAAGGAGGTCATTCTTTTACTGTTAAAAATCTTGTGTGGAGTTACATTCCTTAATTTGTTTGATACCTGAACAAGTTCCTCCTCCATTTGAATTTTGTCTAGCAGTAACCAACTTTTGGACCAATTTGAGTAATGACTGTAACTTGTGAAGTTATGAATGATGGGGACCAAAAGAGATAGGAGCGGGaggttgttttctttttctggctTTTTATTGGATGCCTTTTTAAGTGGAGAATTGTTAATTTCAATGTCCCTCAATTTTCACTGCCATTACTTGCTTGTCACCCGCAAATATTCTCTCGACTGGCTGAAATTACCAGTAAATACTCTAGAAATTAATTACAAGGACCAGAACAAGCAAATGCGTGCTATGCCTTAACTTTCTTATTGCAAGTGGAACCATCCTTTGATTTCTTTGACTTCCGTTTCTTCGTAGCTGCCTCTTCTTTCAAACGTTGAGAGCTTTTTCGCTCCTCATCTTCAGGTTCGTTTATTAAAGTCCCTTTCTCATCGTCCGCAGAGGAGTGCATCAGAGACTTGTCATGCAATACTCGCGTATCTGTCTCTGGTTCAATGACTGACATTCCAGTCAGAGTGTAGTTCACCAAATACGTGTTTGTTTCGTGCCTGTCCATTCGGCTAAAATGCCTCTGAGAATATGAGAGGAGACCTTCAAGGATTTCCCCAATGCCTTTTATCTGACGAAACAAAAAATCACTGTCAAGCCTTAAAGCTATTTATAGAGTGCTGCGCTTATCTATGTAACCATAAATAGACGTGGGCGTAAAGGTATGTGAAGACAACTACCTCGTTAATCTTTGTTGGACTGAGGATGTTGAAAACTTTTGAAAGCACAAAGTGAGCAACATGACAGAGCTTTGGCTTTGTATTCCATTCTCGAACATATTCAAATAGTAGCTTGATCTCTTCCTCGCCAAGGGCAAGAAGGGCTTTCTCCATCTGCTTTTCAGTCTCTCTCTTCCTGCAGACAACTTGAATAGTTACGTTCTCAAAGTTTTAAGAGACAACCAGTAAGTGATGAAAAAACATAAATAGAAGATAAAAGCAAACCTCCAAATTTCAGAAAAGCACTGATAAAGCTTATGAGGCCTGC is a window from the Pyrus communis chromosome 16, drPyrComm1.1, whole genome shotgun sequence genome containing:
- the LOC137719462 gene encoding cellulose synthase-like protein D3 — protein: MASRSFKASRSNLSSNSDMPDSNNKPPIPPTVTFGRRTSSGRYISYSRDDLDSELGSGDYMNYTVHIPPTPDNQPMDPSVSQKVEEQYVSNSLFTGGFNSVTRAHLMDKVIESETNHPQMAGAKGSSCAIPGCDAKVMSDERGEDILPCECDFKICRDCYADAVKTGGGICPGCKELYKITDLDEVAADNNARPPLPLPLPKVLSRNERRLSLMKSTKSVLMRSQTGDFDHNRWLFETKGTYGYGNAIWPKEGGFGNDKEDEVVDRTELLNKPWRPLTRKLKIPAAVLSPYRLLIFVRMIVLALFLAWRINHPNTDAIWLWGMSIVCEIWFAFSWLLDQLPKFCPINRSTDLNVLKEKFETPSPNNPTGKSDLPGIDIFVSTADPDKEPPLVTANTILSILATDYPVEKLACYVSDDGGALLTFEAMAEAASFANIWVPFCRKHAIEPRNPESYFNLKRDPYKNKVLPDFVKDRRRVKREYDEFKVRINGLPESIRRRSDAYHAREEIKAMKLQRENREDEPVEGVKIPKATWMADGTHWPGTWLTASSEHSKSDHAGIIQVMLKPPSDEPLHGADDDARLIDLTDVDIRLPMLVYVSREKRPGYDHNKKAGAMNALVRASAIMSNGPFILNLDCDHYIYNSQAMREGMCFMMDRGGDRLCYVQFPQRFEGIDPSDRYANHNTVFFDVNMRALDGLQGPVYVGTGCLFRRVALYGFDPPRSKDTHPGCCSCCFSRRRKNASVAHTPEENRSLRMGDSDDEEMNLSLLPKRFGNSTFLIDSIPVAEFQGRPLADHPAVKNGRPPGALTIPRELLDASTVAEAISVISCWYEDKTEWGERVGWIYGSVTEDVVTGYRMHNRGWKSVYCVTKRDAFRGTAPINLTDRLHQVLRWATGSVEIFFSRNNALLASTRMKLLQRIAYLNVGIYPFTSIFLIVYCFLPALSLFSGQFIVQSLNVTFLTYLLIITLTLCMLAILEIKWSGIELEEWWRNEQFWLIGGTSAHLAAVLQGLLKVIAGIEISFTLTSKSGGEDEDDEFADLYIVKWSSLMLPPITIMMVNLIAIAVGFSRTIYSVIPQWSKLIGGVFFSFWVLAHLYPFAKGLMGRRGRTPTIVFVWSGLIAITISLLWVAINPPSGANQIGGSFTFP